The following coding sequences lie in one Mycoplasma crocodyli MP145 genomic window:
- a CDS encoding chromate transporter — protein MHKFKNIFEMILFVLKVSFVGFGGGNALMPLIKSEAVDKKKWLSIEEFDKVVIVSNLLPGPSVIQTIGYISIKFLGKMWGTLVTLLALLPHVLFAFGLYLLVNLLPIKYLYVVSVGVLSAIVGVLIIFGIRYIKLSHKNMPIPLWVSLFCITFAFCFFIPSPYNVPIVVMTILFILIAIVEFIIIKKSKKVIEIVDDKNIRNEDL, from the coding sequence ATGCATAAATTTAAAAATATATTTGAGATGATTTTGTTTGTTTTAAAAGTGTCTTTTGTTGGCTTTGGAGGTGGGAACGCATTGATGCCACTTATAAAATCAGAGGCGGTAGATAAGAAAAAATGACTTAGTATTGAAGAATTCGATAAGGTTGTAATTGTTTCTAATTTACTTCCTGGTCCATCAGTAATTCAAACCATCGGTTATATTTCAATAAAGTTTTTGGGTAAAATGTGAGGAACATTAGTCACGTTATTGGCTCTTTTACCACATGTCCTTTTTGCTTTTGGTTTGTATTTATTAGTTAATTTATTACCTATAAAATATTTATATGTTGTATCTGTTGGAGTACTAAGTGCAATAGTTGGAGTGCTTATAATTTTTGGAATAAGATATATAAAACTATCTCATAAAAATATGCCAATACCACTGTGGGTAAGTCTTTTTTGTATAACTTTTGCTTTTTGTTTTTTTATTCCAAGTCCATATAATGTACCAATTGTTGTTATGACTATTTTGTTTATTTTAATAGCTATTGTTGAATTTATTATAATTAAAAAATCGAAAAAAGTAATTGAAATAGTTGATGATAAAAACATAAGAAATGAGGACTTATAA
- a CDS encoding chromate transporter yields the protein MIALLVSIPILILISLSVFGGGQVFMPIFKWFWELLAKLFQSDINQDTINRIFTISNATPGVVSTKFSFFTGYIIANGSWWGYLAMFLTYFVFCLPAIFVMLVTMKYINKFEDKLIVKKLMLYMKPIVAGIIFSIAIQLILSIMFPYIYFNEGINKYVGLNFNDQKALFFSGWRRLMLYAYFPTMTIISIYLSHKKTPLFWIILLGLVSSLICFMPWL from the coding sequence ATGATTGCATTGCTAGTATCTATTCCTATTTTAATTTTAATTAGTTTATCCGTTTTTGGTGGCGGACAAGTTTTTATGCCCATCTTTAAATGATTTTGAGAACTCTTGGCTAAATTATTTCAAAGCGATATTAATCAAGATACAATTAATAGAATTTTTACAATTTCAAACGCAACCCCTGGAGTTGTATCAACAAAATTTTCTTTCTTTACTGGATATATTATAGCAAATGGAAGTTGATGAGGATATCTTGCAATGTTTTTAACATATTTTGTTTTTTGCTTACCTGCTATTTTTGTTATGTTAGTTACAATGAAGTATATAAATAAATTTGAGGATAAATTAATAGTTAAAAAACTTATGTTATATATGAAACCAATTGTCGCTGGAATAATTTTTAGTATTGCAATACAATTAATTTTGAGTATTATGTTTCCTTATATTTATTTTAATGAGGGGATTAATAAATATGTTGGACTTAATTTCAATGATCAAAAAGCACTTTTTTTCAGTGGTTGAAGAAGATTAATGCTTTACGCCTATTTTCCAACTATGACTATAATTTCAATTTATTTATCTCATAAAAAGACGCCATTATTTTGAATAATACTTTTAGGTTTAGTGAGTTCATTAATCTGTTTTATGCCTTGATTATAA
- the recU gene encoding Holliday junction resolvase RecU: MHKNRGMLLETLINKTINYYWTNNIAYIEKKQIPITFKSISNIDGKLSIGNAVISSKSTVDYIGCYNGSFVAFEAKSTNIDKLELSNIKEHQIDYLKIIYDNGGFPFFVIFFSKDNKVYILSIKNYLEIIKDGKKYISQETIKNYSINVEITFPGIIDFLPLIKFIF; the protein is encoded by the coding sequence ATGCACAAAAATAGAGGAATGTTATTAGAAACTTTAATTAATAAAACAATTAATTATTATTGAACAAACAATATAGCTTATATAGAAAAAAAGCAAATACCAATTACATTTAAATCTATATCAAATATAGATGGGAAATTAAGCATTGGTAATGCAGTTATTAGTTCAAAATCTACGGTTGATTACATAGGTTGCTATAATGGAAGTTTTGTTGCTTTTGAAGCGAAAAGCACTAATATTGATAAGCTTGAATTATCAAATATCAAAGAACATCAAATAGATTATTTAAAAATTATCTATGATAATGGGGGATTTCCGTTTTTTGTTATTTTCTTCAGTAAGGACAACAAAGTTTATATTTTGTCTATTAAAAATTACTTAGAAATCATTAAAGATGGTAAAAAATATATAAGCCAAGAAACAATAAAAAATTATTCCATTAATGTAGAAATTACATTTCCTGGAATAATTGATTTTTTACCACTTATAAAATTTATTTTTTAA
- a CDS encoding HU family DNA-binding protein — protein sequence MTKEKKMTKKEFIMKIANRTGYTVKEVNKFFDTFVFFLKEELIGEEKVQLSSLGTFSTQIKHKRHTKNAFTGEDLFIPEKRVVKFTPSKYLRELIDLKK from the coding sequence TTAACAAAGGAGAAAAAAATGACAAAAAAAGAATTCATTATGAAAATAGCAAACAGAACAGGATACACAGTAAAAGAAGTTAATAAATTTTTTGATACATTCGTATTTTTTTTAAAAGAAGAACTTATCGGTGAAGAAAAAGTACAACTTTCATCATTGGGTACATTTTCTACACAAATCAAACACAAACGTCATACTAAAAATGCATTTACAGGTGAAGATCTGTTTATTCCAGAAAAACGTGTTGTAAAATTTACACCATCTAAATATCTTCGTGAATTAATCGATCTTAAAAAATAA